One Chanodichthys erythropterus isolate Z2021 chromosome 22, ASM2448905v1, whole genome shotgun sequence DNA window includes the following coding sequences:
- the dusp4 gene encoding dual specificity protein phosphatase 4: protein MVTMDELSEMDCSVLKRLMKDDSAKCLLLDCRSFLAFSAGHLRGAVNIRCNTIVRRRAKGSVSLDQILSGDDEARARLKSGLYSAVILYDERTSDTNNMKEDSTITLVHNALCRDTFRTEVYLLKGGYDRFSTQYPDYCLKTKTLAVSSPQSSVESSCPSCATPQHDQGGPVEILPFLFLGSAFHASKKDMLDRMGISALLNVSSNCPNHFEGDYQYKCIPVEDNHKEDISSWFIEAIEFIDSVKDSNGRVLVHCQAGISRSATICLAYLMKKKRVRLEEAFEFVKQRRSIISPNFSFMGQLLQFESQVLATSCSVEAASPSATLGPKSSSTPTSPFIFSFPVSVVTHSQPSSLTYLQSPITTSPSC, encoded by the exons ATGGTCACCATGGACGAACTTAGTGAAATGGATTGCAGCGTTTTGAAGAGACTGATGAAGGACGACAGTGCGAAATGTCTACTTTTGGACTGTAGATCGTTTTTAGCGTTCAGCGCAGGTCACCTTCGCGGTGCTGTAAATATTCGCTGTAACACGATAGTTCGGAGGCGAGCGAAAGGCTCCGTTAGTTTGGACCAGATTCTGTCCGGTGACGATGAAGCGAGAGCCCGTCTGAAATCAGGACTGTACTCCGCCGTGATCTTGTACGACGAGCGGACCTCCGACACAAACAATATGAAAGAAGACAGCACAATCACCCTGGTACATAACGCTTTGTGTAGGGATACATTTAGGACAGAAGTCTATCTGCTTAAAG GAGGCTACGACCGATTTTCCACACAGTATCCCGATTACTGTCTGAAAACCAAAACATTGGCCGTATCCAGCCCTCAGTCCAGTGTGGAGAGCAGCTGCCCCTCCTGCGCAACTCCCCAGCATGACCAG GGTGGACCTGTGGAAATCCTTCCCTTTTTATTCCTTGGCAGTGCTTTCCATGCGTCTAAAAAGGACATGCTAGATCGTATGGGCATTTCCGCTCTATTGAATGTATCTTCAAACTGTCCGAACCATTTTGAAGGGGATTACCAGTACAAGTGTATCCCAGTGGAAGACAACCATAAGGAGGACATAAGCTCTTGGTTCATTGAAGCCATTGAATTTATAG ACTCTGTCAAAGATTCCAACGGGCGTGTTCTGGTGCACTGTCAGGCTGGCATCTCGCGGTCGGCCACTATCTGCCTGGCGTACCTGATGAAGAAGAAGCGGGTGCGTCTGGAAGAGGCCTTCGAGTTCGTTAAACAGCGGCGCAGTATCATCTCCCCCAACTTTAGTTTCATGGGTCAGCTGCTGCAGTTTGAGTCTCAGGTGCTGGCCACTTCCTGTTCTGTAGAGGCCGCCAGCCCTTCCGCCACTCTAGGCCCCAAGTCTTCCTCTACCCCCACGTCACCCTTCATCTTCAGCTTCCCCGTGTCAGTGGTGACGCACAGCCAGCCCAGTAGCCTCACCTACCTACAGAGTCCCATCACAACATCGCCAAGCTGCTGA